A genomic segment from Idiomarina piscisalsi encodes:
- a CDS encoding serine hydrolase domain-containing protein: protein MKTLTQWVLGSFIAVAALCHPTSYASQYDSELNGMWRGELEIQDGVSLTIGLLIKDGQLTLDSPNQGMFEHKPTEFSMTGNTVSFSDKSLNASYEGQLNGGTLEGTFKQGKSFNLDMHKLTESDKARLKYEATYTGNLTVSENSALPLRLNVAVVHDGYIGTLDSPAQQSYGIPLTELVINDSELSFKSPMLQASFSGELTEDGYAGTFTQGKDFPLTLKKLEAGAEQANADAPELGEHGASVVVITPDKIEKQFYGDHDDNTLYEIGSVTKTMVGYLLAEAATNDNLDLNTSINEFWSKAPTEVTLKELAVHHSGLPRLPANLFDEADQSDPYAHFDDSMLASSLTSTSVGEKAYEYSNFGYGVLAETLAKHSDTSFSDLLHARIFEPFGMTDSYVALNSDYQPESLAAGHNVLGEAVPHWHFKSLAGAGAVVSTPNDMARYIQTVMGKSANDNKVVSTLLTPGKLSKAAANKP, encoded by the coding sequence ATGAAAACACTGACTCAATGGGTGTTAGGTAGTTTTATAGCGGTGGCAGCTCTCTGCCACCCAACTTCTTACGCTAGCCAGTATGACTCTGAACTTAACGGTATGTGGCGTGGGGAGTTAGAAATACAAGACGGTGTCAGCTTAACCATAGGCCTTTTAATAAAAGACGGTCAGCTAACTTTAGACAGCCCTAACCAAGGCATGTTTGAACATAAGCCGACTGAGTTTTCTATGACAGGAAATACAGTCAGCTTTTCCGACAAAAGTTTAAACGCCAGTTACGAAGGGCAATTAAACGGAGGCACTTTAGAAGGCACCTTTAAACAAGGTAAGTCTTTTAACCTAGACATGCACAAGCTGACTGAGAGTGATAAAGCCCGTTTAAAGTATGAAGCGACCTATACTGGCAACCTGACAGTTAGCGAGAACAGCGCACTTCCGCTTCGACTTAATGTCGCTGTTGTTCACGATGGTTACATAGGCACGCTTGATAGCCCTGCCCAGCAAAGCTATGGCATTCCTCTAACTGAGCTTGTTATCAATGACAGTGAGCTCAGCTTTAAGTCACCAATGCTGCAAGCCAGCTTCTCCGGTGAACTGACTGAGGACGGATACGCCGGTACTTTTACGCAAGGCAAAGATTTCCCACTCACCTTAAAGAAATTAGAGGCGGGAGCAGAACAGGCTAACGCTGACGCGCCCGAGCTTGGCGAACACGGCGCCAGCGTTGTCGTTATAACGCCGGACAAAATAGAGAAACAATTCTATGGTGACCATGATGACAATACGCTTTATGAGATTGGTTCTGTCACTAAGACGATGGTGGGGTATTTATTAGCTGAGGCAGCAACTAACGACAACCTGGATCTGAATACGTCCATTAATGAGTTTTGGTCAAAGGCCCCGACAGAGGTCACTTTAAAAGAGTTAGCGGTGCACCATAGTGGGCTGCCTCGTTTACCGGCTAATCTGTTTGACGAGGCTGATCAGAGTGACCCTTACGCTCATTTTGATGACTCCATGCTAGCGTCTTCACTAACGAGCACATCCGTTGGCGAAAAAGCTTACGAGTATTCGAATTTTGGTTATGGAGTGCTTGCAGAAACTTTAGCTAAGCACTCTGACACATCATTTTCGGACTTATTACACGCACGAATTTTTGAGCCATTTGGTATGACCGACAGTTATGTCGCATTAAACAGTGACTATCAACCCGAAAGCCTGGCTGCTGGACACAATGTACTCGGTGAAGCGGTGCCTCATTGGCACTTCAAATCACTGGCCGGCGCTGGCGCAGTGGTTTCAACCCCCAATGACATGGCTCGCTATATTCAAACGGTCATGGGAAAAAGCGCTAACGACAATAAGGTTGTATCAACATTACTCACCCCCGGGAAACTATCGAAGGCTGCTGCCAACAAGCCTTAA